Part of the Helicobacter bilis genome is shown below.
ATTAATTGTATCACAACACATAGGATAAAACAAGTTAGATTCTATGCCTTAGATTTTATATTGGGGATTTTTTACATATAATTTTTAGCTATAATACAACTTCATTTTTTGAATACATAATTAGGTAAATTCATGCTATTTTATAGAATCTTTTTTATATTTTTTGCCATATATGTGAGTGGTTGCGGCTATAAACCCATGTCATATTATGCAAATAAAGCCTTAGGTGAGAAAGTCTATGTAGAACTCATTGTCAATCTAGAGAATCCAGAAGAATCTGTAAAGATTAAAGACTTAGTAAATGAGGCGATTGTTTCGCGTTTTCATTCAAGGATAGCGAATAAGAGCGAGGCAGATTCTATCCTTAAGGTTAATGTAGAAAATATACAAGATACAATCATTGGCACAAATACACAAGGCATTGCGACTTTTTATCGCGTGTTTCTCAATATTTCCTTTAGCTTTAATCATAATGGAAAAGCATTTAACTTTGCAAATCAAGGTTATTATGACTATGCTGCCTCACTTGGTAGCCCAACAATCACCTATAACAATAGATCAAATGCAATCATTGAAGCAGCAAGGCAAAGTCTTGATAGATTCATATCTCAAATTGGTTATAGTGCATCCTTTTAATTTCTCTGTATTGGAATCCAAAGTTTAAACATAATCTTAAAAAGGATAGAATTATTGAGTGTGAATTGTATATGCGATGATTGCTTAAGCCTTTAAGATTCTACATAACATTAATGTATAATAACAATTTTTGTTTTATTGTGATAAAAAGTGTGTCATGCAAAGACGACTATGTAAAAATTACAAAAAGGGTAGTTATGAAAAAAAACAAGCAGAATCTATGTAGTCTTATATCTCAAGTGCGATCAAAAGTTATGCTTTTTGGCATTATTATATGCAGTAGCTTTTTTGTATTTACACAGCTTGTTTATGGCTTTGAAGACATAGGGGCAAAGATAGAAGCCATCGCCAAAAAGGCACATTCAGCGGGATTAAAGCCTGTGAGTGAGGGTGCTGAATTAGCTACATTGCAAAAAGGTATGTTTGATAAAAAGTCAGATTTTAGCTTTTCAGAGGCACAACTTGAGTTAGGTAAGATTCTCTACTTTGATCCGCGTTTAAGTAATGATGGTATGCGCTCATGCAACACCTGCCATAATATCGCTATGCAAGGCACAAGCACACTTGATAAAAGTCAAAATAACCCCCATCATTTAAATGTCCCGACAATTTATAACATGCTTTTTAATGATGCTGCCTACTACAAAGGACAAATAAAAAGACATGATAAACTAGATACAAACACAAGTAAATTTTTATCAAAAAATATTACTGCTAGGGCGACTTTACATGCACTAAAGGCAGATAATGAAATGAAAGGCAATATGCAAAAAATCATTCAAGGTATCACCAACTCAAAAGAGTATATGCGATATTTCATAAGGGCGTATGGCACGAAAGTAAAGGTTGATGAGAATCTTATCGCACAGACTTTGGCTGGTTTTATTATGAGTTTAAATGTAGTTACTCGCTTTGATGATTTTTTGAATGGGAATCTAAAAGCCCTTAGCATTAGTGAAGCTGAAGGGCTTGATATGTTTATTGAAAAGGGCTGTGTAACATGTCATAATGGCGTAAATCTTGGTGGGACAATGCAGCCTTTTGAAGTTATAGGTAAATATAAATTCAGTGATTTAGGGAAGTTTGGCACAGATTCTAATAAAATGCTGAAAGTCCCAACACTGCGTAATATCACTGCAACTGCACCATATTTTCATAATGGTGGATTTAGTAACCTTGATGATGCGATTAAAGAAATGGGGAGAATACAAATAGGCATTAATCTCTCGAATAAAGACATAGCAAAAATTATTGAGTTTTTAGAATCTTTAAGTGGTGAGATACGAACTATAACAATACCAACTTTGCCTAGAGCAAGTTTTTAATGGAACGAGTTTCTAAGACAATTTTAAAAAGTTATTTATAGAATCTAAAAAGCTAAATAAAGCCTGATAGAAGCTTTATAATTTATTGCCAACAATCTATTTCATAGAATCTTTTTATTCTAGATTCCAAACAGAAGGGTATCAAATGCGATATATTTTAATTAAACTTCCAAATTGGCTTGGCGATACAATGATGCTAACACCGACCATTGCTTGTATAAGGCGATTTTTCCCACAAGCAAAAATCATTCTCGTTGGTAATGCTTTGAGTGTGAGTTTATTTAACACGAATAAAACTTTTATAAAAATCTTTACTGATAAAAGTAAGCAAAAAAAAGGCATTATAAATCGCATTAGAGAGACAACTAAACTTGCAGGAGAGGTTAATAGCTATTTGCATGAAAATAATATAACACTTGATTGTGCGATAACTACGCAAAATAACTTTTTTTCAGCTTTTTTACTCTCAAAAATAGCGGTTAAAAAACGCATTGGCTATGGTGATAAAAATGCTTTTGGTATGCGTAAATTTCTCTTAACTCATATAGTCAAATATACAAGCGGTCGTCCGCCACTTTGCACACATCAGGTGTTAAGCTATATTCATTTATTGCTGCCGATTTTACCGCATAGTTTTTTTAAAGATTGCAAGTTAGATTCTAAAAGCGTGCATTACAATCCGCTTGCAAGTCGTGTGCAAAATATGCTTTATAATGAAGCAAAAGATTTACAACTCTACCTTCCTTTTACAGAGAAAAAGTCGAAAAAAAAGATTATTGCCATTAGCACAAGTGCGAGTTATGGAGATTCTAAAATGTGGCTTATTTCACATTTCATAGAAGTGATTGTAGATTTCATACACAAAGGCTATAATGTTAGAATCTATGGGGCTAAAGATGATATAGAGAGAAACGCACAGATAGAAAAAAGTGTGAAAGAAGCCTTGAAAGAAAGCGATTATGAAAGATTAGAGAATCTAAGCGGGAAAACTAGCATGCAAGAACTCATTCAATCTTTAAGTGAATGCAGACTTTATATCGGCAATGACAGCGGGACGACACATATTGCTAGAGCGCTAAATTTACCTAGCATTATTATCTTTGGTCCTATGCCCTTTTCTTGGTGTAGTCCTTGGAGTGTTTTAGAAACTGAAAAAAGGGGAGAATACTACATTACAGAAAATACGATTTCTATACAAAAAGATCTTTCATGTGTGCCTTGCAAACAAAAGACCTGCCCCCTAAAACACCATAATTGCATGAGACTAATCACACCGCAAGAGGTGCTAGACCTTGGATATAAGTTGCTGGAACTAGAATTCTATTAACTCTCTTAAAACATAGCAATTTAGGCGTTTATAGTATCGTAAAAAAGTGAAAATTGACACACTTGTGCGACACATTGACACATAAACTGCTAATTTTAGGAGTTTAAAATATGAAGTCTAACTACTTTATAGACAAAAGTTTATTAAAATCATTAAGCGTAGGTATAAAAGAGGCAATAGTTTTAGATTTTTTCTACTACTACAATAATCGTAATTGTAAAAGTTATCGTATAAGTATTACAAAGATAGCAGAACACTTAAACATAGCTCGGGGACATCTCTACAAAATCTTAGGGAAGTTAGTAAAAAGAGAATTAATTGTTAAGTCTTGCAAAGAGTATATGGTAACCCAAAACTATATAAGTGTAAGAAGAAAAAGTTTTAAAGAAGCACATAGCAACTCTCAAACTTCAAGTGATATTGTACCAAATTATGTTAATAAATATAGCAAAACAAAGCAAAAAAATATTGCAAATTTCACAGATACAGAAATGTATTCAAATGAATCAAAAGTGTATCCAAAAGAGTCAGTTTCTATACTATATAGAGATACAAATATACAAAACTCTAGCATATTAAATGCTAGAGTAGATATAAAAACAAATGCAAAATCAAAAATTAAAAATATTTTTGATTTGATTTGTTTGTTTAGGGGGGAGGGAGAGAAAAGTAATAGCCTTAAATCCTTTGTGATACCGCAGAAATTTATTGCAGACATCATTCAAACTTGCGATAAAGAGATTAAGAGAGCAAATAGTATCAATTTCTCTAGCTTGAAAAAGATACTTAGTGATGATGAGTATGAATTGTTTATGAATTATGTAAAAAAGACTATATAAAGTTATTCTGCTTTTTATATAGTCTATAATTACACTTACAAAACACTTTTTAAACATTCCAAAATATCAAATATAAAGGTAATCATAAAAATGAGTAGAAAAATAAGCATACCATATAAAGACATCATTCCAAAGTATCAAACAGGGTATTATTCAATATCAAAACTAGCTAAAGAATATAACATTTCAAAAAGCACATTATGCAAGTATATTAAACAAAATAATATAAGAATTAACGAACAGGCACAACATGCTACAAATGCCCTAAATAGCGGCTTTTCAACACTTGAAAAAATAATTAACGAACGAGGTTTGCAAATTAACGAACACTTGCAAAATATACAAAATAAAGGCTTAATTGATACACAAAATAACGATTTGATAGAATGTAAAAATATTAATACTTTAATAGTAAGTGAAGTTATAAACATAGTCAAACAAAAAAACCCTTATTTTGCGTATATATTCCAAGATTTAAGCAATAAGATTTTACATATATGTAATGATTTACTAGATAATGGAATCACAAATACAAAAGATTTAAAAAATATCACAAGTGCTATAAAAGACATTAACGACACATTGCAAGTTATTCCAAAACCCCCAGCATTCGCACAACAGATAAACATTAACAAAGACAATAATAACATTAACAATAATAAAGAGTTTGTTAAACATATTGAAGTAGAGATTGTAAGCAAATGAAAACTAGAATATATAAAGCTTTAAAGCCTTGTTTATATTGCTTTATAAGCCTTTGCATGTATATTAATGCCTTGCTTAGTTAGCATTGTTTGCATACTAAGAGCCGAGCATAAAAGCAATAAATACATTTAAGCCTTAGCATGTGTTAAGCATTAATATTGCATACTAGCATATACATTACATGCATAATAACATTAATGCTTATGCGTGTTTTCACAAATACAAATAAAGCTTTTGCAAAATACAAAGTATAAAAAACACTTGATACAAAATCATTTTTAAAGCGTTACAAATTAATTAATACTTTGATACAAATTAAAATTACATAAGCAAATAATGCTTTAATTTTTGCATTCTTTACTTAATGGATTTTATAAGCTTTTATTGTGTAGTTTTATATGCCTTTTAAGCACATAAAACATACTTTAATATGTAGTAATGTTTTGTGTATCCTTTTTTAGAATACATTCAAAAATACACATAAGATATAAACAAAAAAACATCATGTTGAAGTAAAAAAAAGGAATTATAACATATAAGCATATTATAAAACACAAACACATAAAACCCTTTATATAAGGCTTTTATGTGTTTGTGTGTTTTTTAGTTAGTGATTAAGTGTTTTTTTTGAGTTGCTAAGTGAATATAAAAAATCAATCCTTTACGCCAGAGATGATTTGCATGGAAGCAAAAAAGGATATGCCACACATAACACTTGATGATATTGCATTAATCATGGCAGAATCACCTATTGCAAATATTGATGAGTATGTGATAAAAATTGTAGAAAACAATAAAACATTAACAACGCTTAACTTTCTATCAAATCTTAGAAATGAAATATTGCAAAATGATTCAAGCACAATCAATTCTATACTCTTTAATTCCATAAAATCAATAGAACAAATCAATGATAGCATGGGAACAAACGAGCATATTAAAAGCTTTGCTGAATGGGAAAACTATCTCAAAGAACATGATACAAACAATGTGAGATACCAAATAGGGCTAAATTGTATCGATAATGCTTTAAAAGGCGGTATAAAGCTTAATCAGTTAATATTAATAGCAGGGGACGCTGAAAGTGGAAAAACAAGCTTAGGATTACAAATATTACATAATCTTAGCAAAAATCATAAAACTTGCTATTTTAGCCTTGAATTTAGTGCTAAAAGCTACATAGAAAGAAGCAATAAGATAGATAAAATCTTATTAAAAGAAAATCAAATAACACAAGATACATATAATGCAATGCGGATAAATAGATTCTTAGATACAGACACTAGAGAACTAAATAGACTAGAATTAGCCATAGCAAATCTAGCAAAGCAGGGTGTAAAGTTTTTCTTAATAGATTCACAAATGTGTATAGAAGTGCATGATGAAAAGTATGAAGTAGAAAAGCAAAATAAGAAATTTCAAGTATTGCATAAATTAGTCCAAAAGTATGAGATTGCAATATTTTTGATAGTCCAATACTCAAAAGCTAATAAATCATCGCCTTATGGAAGTGTTATAGGGCAATATGTGCCATCAATAATACTATCCATTGAAAAGAACGAGAAAGATGATGATTTTGAATACATAATCAACATTAAAAAGAATAAGCAAGAGGGAGTATTAGGAAAAAACAATGTAGAGTTTAATAGAAACACTCTCATGTTTGAAACGCCATTACACGACACAAGCAAGAATAGTAGTAGTGATATGAATAGATATTTTAAACAATCACACTCATATCCGCAAGGAAAAATTAAAGGAGAGCAAGAAATTAAAATGAGACCACAAGAAACAGAGCCACAGATACAAGTAGAAAAAGTTAATTTAGAGGGATTATTAGTTTAGAAAGGACACAATATGACAAACACAATAGAAAACACAAAAGAAATTCCATACAAAAGCTATCAAATAACAGGCACTAATGTGATTATAAAAGCAAAAGTGGATTTTAGTAATAATGAAGTAAAAATACTCACAGAAAACAACATATTAAAGACATATACAATCTATCAATTTTTTATACAGATGAATGCAAGAGAAATTAACACATAAGCATATAGCAATGAGAGACATAAAAATAAGAGGAAATAATATAGATAAAATCAAAATTGACTTTAAGCAAATAAAATCAGCGACATTATAGCGAGATTAAAAAATAAAGTCAAGTTTTTTTAGCCTTTTGTTTCTCTTTAGATTCTAAGGGTTATTTGAAATATTAATGTTAAAATAGGTTATAATGCTTTTAGCTTTTTTTGCTAAGGTTTGGCAGTATGAAAGAATATTATAAGGTATCAGCGGAAACATACAGGGCAGTAGCCTTATTTTTTGCAAGTATAGACGCAGGTTTGAGCGTTTTTATATATAATGATAGCAATTATAAAATATTGCCTTTATTTGCTTTATTTGTTTGTGTGTTTGCTACAATCCTTTTTATTATCCTTTATTATGATAATATGGAAAAATTGAAGCAAGAATTTAAATTACAGGAGCATAAAACATGAATATAAACGAAATTGCAGTAACTTTAAATTTTATTTGTATGTGTATGATTTTATGTTATGTTATATACAGAGAATTTAAAGCAAGAAAAGATATTAAAGAGAGCGAACAAAAGCAAAAATAACCACACTTTAACCCCTTAATACTTCAATAACCTTTTAATTTTACTTGAAAGGTTAAAACAATGTTAGGCTATAATGATTTTTACACTTTAGAAAACCTTGTTAATGTGCTATTAAGAGATAAGCACGAGCAAGAAATACAAGAAAACGAAACCGCACTGCTTGAAACAAAGCTGGAGAACATGGGCGAATCGGAGCTAAAAGAAGCTTTAAAAAATGGCTTTTTTGAGTTTATAAAAGCGGAGCTAACAACAAGGGGGCTAATATGAAAAAAGAAATCAGCGATTATACCTTTGACAGATTTTTAACAAAAATTTGCCCCTTTGGATATGGCGACATTTACAAGGCATTGGAGATATTAAGCGGAATCTACCGCGAGAGCGAGACCGCCGACAAATTAGCGGATTTATTCCATAAAAGCCTAGAAAGTGAAATTTTTACAGATTATGAAAAAGTAGATATTTGCTACCTAGCTATTAATCACACTTTAGAAAAGGCACAAGGCATACTAAATAGACTCGGCTATAATATAGACCTAAACGAGCTTTTAAACCCTTATTATGACAGCATGGCAAGTTTTTTTAATTGCGAATCGGATTCTACATTAGCGGACGCCTTAGAAATAGCAGTTGATTATAGCAACATGGAGCTACTACAAGCAATCATAAAAGGCGAAATTAGGCTAAGAAAGAAAGCATAAGGGGGGGGCAATATGAAAATATCAAAATTTTATGCGACAAGGCAGACAAACAGGACAACAGGTGCAACATATTATAACGCTATTTCATCACACAAAAGGAACATAACGGGCTTAAAATCCGCCTTATGTGTGTTTTTATGCCAAAGCAGTTTTAAAGGCGAGTTAGTAGAGTTTGGGACAATAGAAGCAAATAAAATTAGCTTTATATCAAACCACAAAAGCTTTAAAAAGCATAATGACATACAAGCCTTGCTAAAACATGTAAAAGAACAAGAGCCTATGACATGCTATTTTGAAAAGTGCATAAATGCTAAACATTGCATATTGTTAGACAACAAGAAAGGGGCGTAACATGCTACAACAACACATCAAAACACTAGAGAGAGCAAAGGGCGGAGTCTTGCGAGTTATTGACAGCTTACAAGAGCCTATAACAGAATTTTACGAAGTTACACTACTTCAACAAGAACAGGGGGTATTATATACGCTTGTTAGTGTAGGAAGCGTGGAAACAGCAACCAAGAATCTAACCGAAGCCGAGCAAACCGCTTTAATCTTAATGCGTGAAACAGGGCTAAAACATGCGATTATTAAGAACGCCAACGAGAAGCACCGAGTCGGACTCGACCATAAACAAGGGCTTGTTAAGTGGTAAGCCCACGCTAAAAAATCGGCGGAAAAGAATTATTTGTTATAGTTGCCTTGCTGCGCAAGGCAGAGATTAAAAAGTTTTTTTAATTATTATTAAAGTGTTAAATTAATAGTAATTAAAAAATAAATAAATGTTTAAAAAGGAAAGGATAAAAAATGTTACTAAGTGAAGTTTTAAAAGATGATGATTTAAGATTAAATGCAGAAGCGTTGGAAACAATAGCGGATAATTATCCCATTCTATTGAGTTTGCAAAGATTGGATTGTGAAGTAGAAATACAAAACAGAAAAGAGTATTCACATTATGGCACAGAGCAAGAAAGGGCAGAAATAATACAAGAACTAGAAAAGAAAAAAGAGAGTCAAGAGCTAGATTTTGATTTTCTAAAAGATGAGCTAGAGACTTTGCAATATCACATAAGTAGCACAGGGCATGCGTTATGTTGGTATGCAACAGCGGAAAAATTCTATGATGAAAACGAAAAAGAGATAAGCGAATATTTTGATAATCTTTGCAGTGAATGCGATACAAGCGGAACAGATTTTATACAAATGAGCGTTACAGAGACTCTAAACTCACCAGACATAGCAAAAAATAGAATCATTGAAGGATATTTACAAAGCCTAGCAAGTGAATTAATGGATTATGAAATAAGCGAAAGCGATTTAGAATCACAAGATAGCAAAACAGAATAAAGGGGGGAGAATGAAAACTATTTTTTATATATGCAATGTAATGCAAAATGATTATTCAATGCAGATTTTAAAAAAGCTATTTTGTGAAAAGGATATTATTTTTTGCTTATCAGTGCTTTACCCAACATATCAAAAAGAATCAGCACAAAAGCTTAACGAGCTAATAGAAAACGAGTTAGCAAAGACAAGGGCAGAATCTCAAAATATAGATATATTAGAGATAACACAAGAACATTTAAAAAGCGTATTGCTAGACAAGGAGTAAAAGACATGAAAACAAAAATACAAATTATTGATTGTTTTGTAGCAGAACAATTACAAGGCGAATATTACAGCGGATTTACACGCAGTAGAGTTTTTGTAAGCATAAGTTTAAAAGACATGATTAACTATCTAGCAAAGACATACAAAGAAGCGGAGCTAGACAGCAGAGACAGCAAAAAAAGAATATACGAACATTTTACAAGCGGTAATAATCGTATATTTTTAGACAGCAAAGACAGCGACATAACAGAACTAACAATCCATAAAGAAAAAATGTTAGTTAATGATAAAAACGAATTTTCATCACTTGAATTTTACAAAGCCGATGAAATCGTAGAAATATAGTGAAAGTGAAACAGATTCTAGCATAGATACAAATATGCAAGAAACACAAGAAGCAGAAACAGAGTCAACAGAAGCAGAAATACAAACAGACTTTAATGCAGAAAACACAGAATCTAGCATTAAAGACAATGAAACACAATTAGATAAAGCAGAGTTTGAAGCAAACACAGAAAACAAATATATAAACGAAATGCAATCTATTATCTAAAGAAGCTAATATCACAGATAAAGACACAATAGAAAAGATTATGTGTTTAAAAGATGATATAAGCAAACATGTTAAACTTATAGAATCGTTGCATAATGAGAAAGAAGCAAAAATAGAATTTGAAAAGATTTTTAAATTACATTTTATAGATATTGCAATGACATATCCACAAGCATATAATGGGATAGCAAATAATCAAATATTAAAAGAAAAATTAAAAGAAGTAATCTTTGAAGCAATCAAACAAGAAAACACAGAATCTATTGCAAGAAAAGATTTTTCTAACAAAGCTTTACAGAACACAGAATCTAAACAAGAACTAGATTTAAAAGCTAAAAAGAAATCATTGCTAACTTTTAGCATGAAAGATATATCTTTATCGCATAAACAGCATAAAAGCCTTACAGACTACAAGCATATAGATAGCTTTAATAGTGTAATTGAAAAAAGGGTTATAAAGGCAGTCCACCAAAAGCGAAAGCTAAAAGCGGGGCGAAGCGGGGCTAAAAACACCACGCAACCCAGCCCCACCCAAGTTTTTTTGTAAAAGTTGAAGTGTTATGCTACAATAATTTAAAATATTTTATGATAAATTATCATAAAAAATACATTAATAAAAAGGATTAGGACATGAAAACAATAATTGAAAGAATTGAAAATGAAATAATAGATAGGATAAAGTCTTTGCAAATCCACCTTGATGATGAGCTTATATTTTGTGAATTGACAGCAAGCGAACAAGAGAAAATCGTTGAAAATATCAAGCAGGAGCTAAAAAAACTAGAGAATCTGGTATTGCAAAATATACACCAAGAGATTAGTTGGCAAGAGATTGAAAAGACACAAGAATACCAAGATGAAATGGAGAGAGTTGAAAGGCTTGAAAGAATGGAGGAGTTTCAATTAGAAATGTGGAAAGAAACAGATGAAGCACAGGATACAAATCCAAAAATTAAGCTAAATCTTATTACAAGAATAGCAGATGAAGCTTTAATAATGGCAAGAAAAATGCTAAATGAGAGAGGATATACCCATGCTATCGTTTCTAATGTTAATGAGAGTATGCAAATAGTGCGAAATGATAAAAAACAAGAAATTATTACATACAACATTAATGCAAAAACAAAAGCAGGGCAAAGCGAGAGCTAAAAGCGGAGCGGAAGCAGGGCGAAAAACACCACGCAACCCAGCCCCACCCAAGTTTTTGTGAGTAGGTAAAAGTATTTTATGATATTTTATAATCTTTTATGATTAATTATCATAAATAGACATGATTTAAAATAGATAATAGTGTTTTAAGATTAAAAATGTTGTTTTAATGTTAAAGATGATATTTTGCGTTAAAATAATGTTTTTAACATTGTATTTCATATTAAAGGATATATAATGATTATTGCAATAGCAAATGAGAAAGGCGGAAGTGGTAAAACTACTTTAAGTGTGAATCTAGCTATACAATTTAGCATGGATAAAAAGGAAGTGTTATTGTTAGATACAGACCCACAAAGAAGCAGTGAAGCTTTTTGTAATGTGAGGACTAATGAGAATAAAGATTTAACTTTTCATTGCTTATCAAAGATAGGCGACTCATTAGCAAAAGAAGTGAAAAGCTTAGAATCTAAATATGATATTATCATTATAGATACAGGCGGTAGAGATTCTAAAGAAATGCGATTAGCTTT
Proteins encoded:
- a CDS encoding ATPase domain-containing protein; its protein translation is MPHITLDDIALIMAESPIANIDEYVIKIVENNKTLTTLNFLSNLRNEILQNDSSTINSILFNSIKSIEQINDSMGTNEHIKSFAEWENYLKEHDTNNVRYQIGLNCIDNALKGGIKLNQLILIAGDAESGKTSLGLQILHNLSKNHKTCYFSLEFSAKSYIERSNKIDKILLKENQITQDTYNAMRINRFLDTDTRELNRLELAIANLAKQGVKFFLIDSQMCIEVHDEKYEVEKQNKKFQVLHKLVQKYEIAIFLIVQYSKANKSSPYGSVIGQYVPSIILSIEKNEKDDDFEYIINIKKNKQEGVLGKNNVEFNRNTLMFETPLHDTSKNSSSDMNRYFKQSHSYPQGKIKGEQEIKMRPQETEPQIQVEKVNLEGLLV
- the lptE gene encoding LPS assembly lipoprotein LptE; the encoded protein is MLFYRIFFIFFAIYVSGCGYKPMSYYANKALGEKVYVELIVNLENPEESVKIKDLVNEAIVSRFHSRIANKSEADSILKVNVENIQDTIIGTNTQGIATFYRVFLNISFSFNHNGKAFNFANQGYYDYAASLGSPTITYNNRSNAIIEAARQSLDRFISQIGYSASF
- a CDS encoding MarR family winged helix-turn-helix transcriptional regulator, encoding MKSNYFIDKSLLKSLSVGIKEAIVLDFFYYYNNRNCKSYRISITKIAEHLNIARGHLYKILGKLVKRELIVKSCKEYMVTQNYISVRRKSFKEAHSNSQTSSDIVPNYVNKYSKTKQKNIANFTDTEMYSNESKVYPKESVSILYRDTNIQNSSILNARVDIKTNAKSKIKNIFDLICLFRGEGEKSNSLKSFVIPQKFIADIIQTCDKEIKRANSINFSSLKKILSDDEYELFMNYVKKTI
- a CDS encoding glycosyltransferase family 9 protein, with protein sequence MRYILIKLPNWLGDTMMLTPTIACIRRFFPQAKIILVGNALSVSLFNTNKTFIKIFTDKSKQKKGIINRIRETTKLAGEVNSYLHENNITLDCAITTQNNFFSAFLLSKIAVKKRIGYGDKNAFGMRKFLLTHIVKYTSGRPPLCTHQVLSYIHLLLPILPHSFFKDCKLDSKSVHYNPLASRVQNMLYNEAKDLQLYLPFTEKKSKKKIIAISTSASYGDSKMWLISHFIEVIVDFIHKGYNVRIYGAKDDIERNAQIEKSVKEALKESDYERLENLSGKTSMQELIQSLSECRLYIGNDSGTTHIARALNLPSIIIFGPMPFSWCSPWSVLETEKRGEYYITENTISIQKDLSCVPCKQKTCPLKHHNCMRLITPQEVLDLGYKLLELEFY
- a CDS encoding cytochrome-c peroxidase, whose translation is MKKNKQNLCSLISQVRSKVMLFGIIICSSFFVFTQLVYGFEDIGAKIEAIAKKAHSAGLKPVSEGAELATLQKGMFDKKSDFSFSEAQLELGKILYFDPRLSNDGMRSCNTCHNIAMQGTSTLDKSQNNPHHLNVPTIYNMLFNDAAYYKGQIKRHDKLDTNTSKFLSKNITARATLHALKADNEMKGNMQKIIQGITNSKEYMRYFIRAYGTKVKVDENLIAQTLAGFIMSLNVVTRFDDFLNGNLKALSISEAEGLDMFIEKGCVTCHNGVNLGGTMQPFEVIGKYKFSDLGKFGTDSNKMLKVPTLRNITATAPYFHNGGFSNLDDAIKEMGRIQIGINLSNKDIAKIIEFLESLSGEIRTITIPTLPRASF
- a CDS encoding helix-turn-helix domain-containing protein, producing MSRKISIPYKDIIPKYQTGYYSISKLAKEYNISKSTLCKYIKQNNIRINEQAQHATNALNSGFSTLEKIINERGLQINEHLQNIQNKGLIDTQNNDLIECKNINTLIVSEVINIVKQKNPYFAYIFQDLSNKILHICNDLLDNGITNTKDLKNITSAIKDINDTLQVIPKPPAFAQQININKDNNNINNNKEFVKHIEVEIVSK